A section of the Chloroflexota bacterium genome encodes:
- a CDS encoding carbohydrate ABC transporter permease gives MAHTDSLATATVTPEHAHEGASAAGRMLRLLGQVAFHVLLLAVAFIALFPIVWMLVGSIQTVQELYRGVTFWPAVPQFQNYVVAWTKGGFSVYLPNSVFYSAVCVLAILLVASMAGYALARIEFPGRGVVLFLVMAIIIVPLPATFIALYKLLVDIGLANTRTGYIVALVAGGLPISIFILRGFFMRQPKELEDAAILDGCNAFDVFWRVMLPLARPGLAAVAVIEFLRIWNEYLLALVMFNSEMLMPVQRGLTKFVSSDTPEQHILLAATAMAVLPVIILYTVAQKSIIQGIMEGAVKA, from the coding sequence ATGGCACACACAGATTCGCTCGCCACCGCCACCGTCACCCCGGAGCACGCGCACGAAGGAGCCTCGGCTGCAGGGCGCATGCTCCGATTGCTCGGGCAGGTCGCCTTTCACGTCCTGTTGCTGGCTGTCGCGTTCATCGCGCTCTTCCCGATTGTCTGGATGCTCGTCGGCTCGATCCAGACCGTGCAGGAGCTGTATCGGGGGGTCACGTTCTGGCCAGCCGTGCCGCAGTTCCAGAACTACGTCGTCGCCTGGACAAAGGGCGGCTTCAGCGTCTACCTGCCGAACAGCGTCTTCTACTCGGCAGTCTGCGTCCTGGCGATCCTGCTGGTCGCCAGCATGGCTGGCTACGCGCTGGCGCGCATCGAGTTCCCCGGGCGCGGCGTGGTGCTGTTCCTGGTCATGGCGATCATCATCGTGCCGCTGCCGGCGACGTTCATCGCGCTCTACAAGCTGCTGGTCGATATCGGGTTGGCGAACACCCGGACGGGCTACATCGTGGCGCTGGTGGCAGGCGGGCTTCCGATCTCGATCTTCATTTTGCGCGGCTTCTTCATGCGGCAGCCGAAGGAGCTGGAGGACGCCGCCATTCTGGACGGCTGCAACGCGTTTGACGTCTTCTGGCGGGTGATGCTGCCGCTGGCTCGGCCCGGCCTGGCGGCGGTGGCAGTCATCGAGTTCCTGCGGATCTGGAACGAGTACCTCCTGGCCCTCGTGATGTTCAACAGCGAGATGCTGATGCCGGTCCAGCGTGGGCTGACGAAGTTCGTGTCGTCGGACACGCCTGAGCAGCACATCCTGCTCGCCGCGACGGCGATGGCCGTGCTGCCGGTCATCATCCTGTACACGGTGGCGCAGAAGAGCATCATCCAGGGGATCATGGAAGGGGCGGTCAAAGCGTAG
- a CDS encoding fibronectin type III domain-containing protein produces the protein MAAFVVALALVVGQPSAPADAANPTLSVTPGSLVLDSGTSGVVHVTWSSGGPVVANVRYHTESDPQWQITALTGAAGTGKPLTVACCHTYTFALFATAGGQMLGVPPVTVVTKPKVLLDPGCLIQCITQSQLGPHGTYADFFIKTNEPAMISIQASTQPPNPDGTLTGKPIAASVFGILPGTQLSGVLSDLSPSTQYHYVIQAHDQDGHTSTQAGTFTTKKRYVKVTFTKIWVTDDGDGGLAGDGELAFYAWLNDVGINAIAQPANTWPLLHAGSIGTGEQVVLGTTVEMPNPSSQLKVRVFGHEDDGSGDCFVHLKCDDWNEVTKIVTAGGSTCGDMSIRRPRCGASDSISAPLSVRAMRRLQERVSFPQRQLQPRVRSC, from the coding sequence GTGGCCGCCTTCGTCGTGGCGCTGGCGCTCGTGGTGGGGCAGCCGTCCGCTCCGGCCGACGCGGCCAATCCGACCCTCTCGGTGACGCCCGGCAGCCTGGTGTTGGACAGCGGCACGTCCGGGGTTGTCCACGTGACCTGGTCCAGCGGCGGGCCTGTGGTGGCGAACGTTCGGTATCACACAGAGTCCGATCCGCAATGGCAGATCACCGCGCTGACCGGCGCGGCTGGCACGGGCAAGCCGCTGACCGTCGCCTGCTGCCACACTTATACGTTCGCGCTGTTCGCCACCGCCGGCGGGCAGATGCTCGGCGTGCCGCCGGTCACGGTGGTCACCAAACCGAAGGTGCTGCTTGACCCTGGCTGCCTGATCCAATGCATCACGCAGTCGCAGCTTGGGCCGCATGGCACCTACGCCGACTTCTTCATCAAGACGAACGAGCCGGCGATGATCTCGATCCAGGCGAGCACCCAGCCCCCGAACCCCGACGGCACGCTCACCGGCAAGCCGATTGCTGCGAGCGTGTTCGGTATCCTGCCGGGCACGCAGCTCAGCGGTGTCCTCTCCGATCTGAGTCCGAGCACGCAGTACCACTACGTCATACAGGCTCATGACCAGGACGGTCACACCTCCACGCAAGCGGGCACATTCACGACCAAGAAGCGGTATGTGAAGGTGACGTTCACCAAGATCTGGGTGACCGACGACGGCGACGGTGGCCTCGCGGGTGACGGCGAGCTTGCCTTCTACGCCTGGCTGAACGACGTTGGCATCAATGCGATCGCGCAGCCCGCGAACACCTGGCCGTTGCTTCACGCAGGCAGCATTGGCACGGGTGAGCAGGTGGTGCTCGGCACGACCGTGGAGATGCCCAATCCCAGCAGTCAGCTCAAGGTGCGCGTGTTTGGCCACGAGGATGATGGCTCGGGTGACTGCTTCGTCCACCTGAAGTGCGATGATTGGAACGAGGTGACCAAGATCGTGACCGCCGGCGGATCGACATGTGGTGACATGTCGATCCGCCGGCCTCGATGCGGCGCCAGCGACTCCATCTCAGCACCTCTCAGCGTGAGGGCCATGCGGCGTCTTCAGGAAAGGGTCAGCTTCCCCCAGCGGCAACTTCAGCCACGGGTGCGATCCTGCTAG
- a CDS encoding LLM class flavin-dependent oxidoreductase, producing the protein MPSLAFGVHLISRGEGDPATTPFPSHKVMLEDGIRVERLGFNAIWLPDHFYFERPSGIETFPDVWTLMTAIAVKTEKVKLGTNVIAATFRHPALLAKMFAALQELSNGRAILGLGAGNQINEHTAFGLDFPHRIGRFKEYLPILTGLLNGETVTFEGKYFQVANASLRTVVAPEVPLWIASGGPQMFGLTAKYGSGWNMAGGGTDPAMVKEKYDGFAAACAAAGKNVKDFEVCKMSFVGVAPDAAAAKAMADELATASNLTPEQLAGRMVVDTPDGIAQRLQAYTDIGVNHHIFSVAPTSQFPNYWDAFELLTKDVMPRIKG; encoded by the coding sequence ATGCCGTCACTTGCGTTTGGCGTTCACCTGATCTCTCGGGGCGAAGGCGACCCCGCCACCACGCCATTTCCCAGCCACAAGGTCATGCTGGAGGACGGCATCCGGGTGGAGCGGCTCGGCTTCAACGCCATCTGGCTGCCAGACCACTTCTACTTCGAGCGGCCGTCCGGCATCGAGACGTTCCCGGACGTCTGGACCCTGATGACGGCCATCGCCGTCAAGACCGAGAAGGTCAAGCTCGGCACGAACGTCATCGCCGCCACGTTCCGCCACCCGGCCCTGCTGGCCAAGATGTTCGCCGCCTTGCAGGAGCTGTCCAATGGCCGGGCGATCCTGGGCCTGGGCGCGGGCAACCAGATCAACGAGCACACCGCGTTCGGCCTGGACTTCCCGCACCGCATCGGCCGGTTCAAGGAGTACCTGCCGATCCTGACCGGCCTGCTCAACGGCGAGACGGTGACGTTCGAAGGCAAGTACTTCCAGGTCGCGAACGCCAGCCTGCGGACCGTCGTCGCCCCCGAGGTGCCGCTCTGGATCGCGTCGGGCGGCCCGCAGATGTTCGGCCTCACCGCGAAGTACGGCAGTGGCTGGAACATGGCCGGCGGCGGCACCGATCCGGCGATGGTCAAGGAGAAGTACGACGGCTTCGCGGCAGCCTGCGCGGCGGCCGGCAAGAACGTCAAGGACTTCGAGGTCTGCAAGATGTCGTTTGTGGGGGTTGCGCCCGACGCCGCCGCCGCGAAGGCGATGGCCGACGAGCTGGCGACGGCCAGCAACCTGACGCCCGAGCAGCTGGCCGGGCGGATGGTGGTGGACACCCCGGACGGCATCGCCCAGCGGCTGCAGGCGTACACCGACATCGGCGTGAACCACCACATCTTCTCGGTGGCCCCGACGTCGCAGTTCCCGAACTACTGGGACGCCTTCGAGCTGCTGACGAAGGACGTGATGCCGCGCATCAAGGGGTAG
- a CDS encoding extracellular solute-binding protein — MSRRTVLRVGLGLAALPALSAVVAACGQQASPAAAPAKPADSGAASSKPADSKPAAPAAAAPAAPAKAGGGEIVYLNQSRGQAKAMEALATRYTEQTGVKVTIDSPGPTDYPQKLQAAANAGNMPDAYYDIGAADMSPYYKAGWALNLKPEMDKGWSKNFAPGLLDFDEYLPDNPAGVPAGIYKASWEVNTYGTLYNPAHLEKAGLDPKKAPATTAEMLDMMKAIKAKNIGPFVVPNTYIPRFVESLASNWLTDQEIDATRAGKASYKADAWKSALQYFIDMRDADVIFNKTLNQTAPDNEKSFFNVQEVALFWTSVVSIPVQVTTAPDFTAYSAFPLPKMPGGKMDPRTFGGTGKNGVVNAKGKNVDESLKYIKWLTEKEQEITFMEMVPLVPTNPAALDPQKVSPQLSTFAGLIDKVYKAKNPMKGPIVEAFMKGVQSMLLKEKTVEQVMDDLEKAQKE; from the coding sequence TTGAGTCGACGTACCGTTCTTCGCGTTGGACTGGGGCTGGCTGCGCTCCCCGCGCTCTCGGCTGTCGTTGCTGCATGCGGTCAACAGGCCTCGCCGGCCGCCGCCCCTGCGAAGCCGGCCGACAGTGGCGCCGCAAGCAGCAAGCCGGCTGACAGCAAGCCGGCGGCTCCCGCCGCGGCTGCGCCGGCCGCCCCGGCAAAGGCTGGCGGCGGCGAGATCGTCTACCTGAACCAGTCGCGTGGGCAAGCCAAGGCGATGGAGGCGCTCGCGACGCGCTACACTGAGCAGACCGGTGTGAAGGTCACCATCGACTCGCCCGGGCCGACAGACTATCCGCAGAAGCTCCAGGCTGCCGCCAACGCCGGCAACATGCCAGACGCCTACTACGACATCGGCGCGGCTGACATGTCGCCGTACTACAAGGCGGGATGGGCGCTGAACCTGAAGCCCGAGATGGACAAGGGCTGGAGCAAGAACTTCGCCCCAGGTCTGCTCGATTTCGACGAGTACCTGCCAGACAACCCGGCTGGCGTGCCAGCGGGCATCTACAAGGCGTCCTGGGAAGTCAACACCTACGGGACGCTGTACAACCCGGCGCACCTCGAAAAGGCTGGCCTTGACCCGAAGAAGGCCCCGGCCACGACCGCCGAGATGCTCGACATGATGAAGGCGATCAAGGCGAAGAACATCGGGCCGTTCGTGGTGCCGAACACCTACATCCCACGCTTTGTCGAGTCGTTGGCCTCCAACTGGCTGACGGATCAGGAGATCGACGCCACCCGGGCGGGGAAGGCGTCGTACAAGGCGGACGCGTGGAAGAGCGCGCTTCAGTACTTCATCGACATGCGCGACGCCGACGTCATCTTCAATAAAACCCTGAACCAGACGGCTCCGGACAACGAGAAGTCGTTCTTCAACGTGCAGGAGGTTGCCCTCTTCTGGACGAGCGTCGTCTCGATCCCCGTCCAGGTCACGACGGCGCCAGACTTCACGGCCTACTCGGCATTCCCGCTGCCGAAGATGCCCGGCGGCAAAATGGACCCGCGCACGTTCGGCGGCACCGGCAAGAATGGCGTCGTGAACGCCAAGGGCAAGAACGTCGATGAGTCCCTGAAGTACATCAAGTGGCTGACGGAGAAGGAGCAGGAGATCACCTTCATGGAGATGGTGCCGCTGGTTCCGACGAACCCGGCCGCGCTCGATCCCCAGAAGGTCTCACCGCAGCTAAGCACCTTCGCCGGCCTGATCGACAAGGTCTACAAGGCGAAGAACCCGATGAAGGGGCCGATTGTCGAGGCGTTCATGAAGGGCGTGCAGTCGATGCTGCTCAAGGAGAAGACCGTCGAGCAGGTGATGGACGACCTGGAAAAGGCACAGAAGGAGTAG
- a CDS encoding Ldh family oxidoreductase, whose product MPTMPANRAQGLCEAVFQRLGFSEREVQDCTYAIMFATLRGLDSHGIVSILPGVSSSVKRGQTQPNAEIITLRESSIAAVYKGNRAAGPVIAAHAMRAAMGRAKQYGIGAVTTVHCAHFGAASAYAAMALSEGMFGLVMCNAAAHVAPFGGAGSLHGTNPIAYAAPGKDGPPIVLDIATSMVASGQLAKAARRGQSIPLGWAVDADGKATTDPAAGLKGSLMPFGGHKGYGIAVLVDLLTGALSGSTLGLDVQQSNPDPEVGGQAFFFLAIDPEFFSSREVFAAQVDKLTRDAKSIKPAEGFSEVLLPGELEWREEQKRKASGIPFYDGDWQALSANLEAAGLPRELIGQYAPDA is encoded by the coding sequence GTGCCCACCATGCCCGCGAATCGCGCCCAGGGCCTGTGCGAAGCCGTCTTTCAGCGCCTGGGCTTCTCCGAGCGCGAGGTGCAGGATTGCACCTACGCCATCATGTTCGCCACCCTGCGCGGCCTGGACAGCCACGGCATCGTCTCGATCTTGCCGGGCGTCTCGTCCAGCGTCAAGCGCGGCCAGACCCAGCCGAACGCCGAGATCATCACGCTGCGCGAGTCGTCGATTGCGGCAGTCTACAAGGGGAACCGCGCGGCCGGGCCGGTCATCGCGGCCCACGCGATGCGCGCGGCGATGGGCCGTGCGAAGCAGTACGGCATCGGCGCGGTGACGACGGTCCACTGCGCGCACTTCGGCGCGGCGTCGGCGTACGCGGCGATGGCCCTCTCGGAGGGGATGTTCGGGCTGGTGATGTGTAACGCCGCAGCCCACGTCGCGCCGTTCGGCGGGGCCGGCAGCCTGCACGGCACCAACCCGATCGCCTATGCTGCGCCGGGCAAGGACGGGCCGCCCATCGTGCTGGACATCGCCACGAGCATGGTGGCCTCGGGTCAGTTGGCGAAGGCGGCGCGGCGCGGCCAGTCGATCCCGCTCGGGTGGGCCGTGGACGCCGACGGCAAGGCCACGACGGACCCCGCGGCTGGCCTGAAGGGCTCGCTGATGCCGTTCGGCGGCCACAAGGGGTACGGCATCGCCGTGCTGGTAGACCTGCTGACGGGCGCGCTGTCTGGCTCGACGCTCGGCCTGGACGTGCAGCAGAGCAACCCTGACCCGGAGGTTGGCGGGCAGGCCTTCTTCTTCCTGGCCATCGATCCGGAGTTCTTCAGCAGCCGGGAGGTCTTCGCGGCGCAGGTGGACAAGCTGACGCGCGACGCGAAGTCGATCAAGCCGGCCGAGGGCTTCAGCGAGGTGCTGCTGCCGGGCGAGCTGGAGTGGCGCGAGGAGCAGAAGCGGAAGGCGAGCGGCATCCCCTTCTACGACGGGGACTGGCAGGCGCTCTCGGCGAACCTGGAAGCGGCCGGGCTGCCGCGGGAGCTGATCGGGCAGTACGCGCCAGACGCCTGA
- a CDS encoding sugar ABC transporter permease, whose amino-acid sequence MAVAAQTRVRPRSRTAQRAITGYLFLLPALVLMALFTFYPFAQGLTLSFQEWDGVGRNTPFVGLANYQRVLADTIFWVSMGNAAIFGVVGFVLGNILSLGMAVAVNNVRRGATFYRVAYYLPGVFSVVVVGMMFAWILQGSIGILNRGLAAVGLEWLQNRWLTDPGTALPSVALVYVWYHWGFGFLLFLAGLQGVARELYEAASIDGAGAWARFRYITVPQLMPVTTIVSVLTLLGALQIFGTVQVLTNGGPGYLTEVPTLRIYKEGFQFHRFGVAAAMSVVFGAILMSLALLQIWIGRRADGEAE is encoded by the coding sequence ATGGCTGTCGCGGCCCAGACGAGGGTCCGCCCGCGCAGCCGGACCGCTCAGCGTGCGATCACCGGGTACCTGTTTCTGCTGCCCGCCCTGGTACTGATGGCGCTGTTCACGTTCTACCCGTTCGCACAGGGGCTGACGCTCAGCTTCCAGGAGTGGGATGGGGTAGGGCGGAACACGCCGTTCGTGGGGCTGGCGAACTATCAGCGCGTCCTGGCCGACACGATCTTCTGGGTCTCGATGGGGAACGCGGCGATCTTCGGTGTGGTCGGGTTTGTGCTGGGCAACATCCTCTCCCTCGGGATGGCGGTCGCCGTCAACAACGTGCGGCGTGGCGCGACGTTCTACCGGGTGGCCTACTACCTGCCCGGGGTCTTCTCGGTGGTGGTGGTGGGGATGATGTTCGCCTGGATTCTCCAGGGGTCCATCGGCATCCTCAACCGGGGGCTGGCGGCGGTCGGCCTGGAGTGGCTCCAGAACCGTTGGCTGACAGACCCTGGCACGGCCCTCCCGAGCGTGGCGCTGGTCTACGTCTGGTACCACTGGGGTTTCGGGTTCCTGCTGTTCCTGGCGGGGCTTCAGGGCGTCGCCCGTGAGCTGTACGAAGCGGCCTCCATCGATGGGGCCGGGGCCTGGGCGCGCTTCCGCTACATCACCGTGCCCCAGCTGATGCCCGTCACCACCATCGTCAGCGTGCTGACGCTGCTGGGCGCCCTCCAGATCTTTGGCACGGTCCAGGTGCTGACGAACGGCGGCCCGGGCTACCTCACCGAGGTGCCGACGCTCCGGATCTACAAGGAAGGCTTCCAGTTCCACCGCTTCGGGGTGGCGGCAGCCATGTCAGTCGTCTTTGGGGCGATCCTGATGTCGCTGGCGCTGCTCCAGATCTGGATTGGACGGCGCGCGGACGGCGAGGCGGAGTGA
- a CDS encoding ammonia-forming cytochrome c nitrite reductase subunit c552: MIVALGVAFVLVSVAERQQEARQLTYNRLVEIPQGEPDPAVWGRNFPQQYEDWLRTLQTSTFDDYSKYGRYGGSEAFSRLDKYPDYRKIFAGNAFAVEYNEDRGHANALNDMLAIKRLGDQKPGACMTCKSPQVPQFMQQFGTDQFYSTPVKDLVEKHGFKHSVSCADCHDATTMQLKLTRPAFVEAMSSRGIDVSKASRQEMRSYVCAQCHVEYYFSGPNKAVAFPWKNGLNIEAIEKYYDDINFSDWSHAESKAPLVKAQHPEFELYSTSVHARSGVACADCHMPYTRVGAAKVSSHWVNTPLAHVNTSCTTCHGQQSEETMKQRVYAIQDRTFSSLGHAEKAIVAAIDAIKAAADAGVPDEKLTEARSLHRKAHLRWDFISAENSMGFHSPQEAVRILGDATDYARQAELSAYKAMIEQTQRASTR; the protein is encoded by the coding sequence GTGATCGTCGCACTCGGTGTCGCCTTCGTGCTGGTGAGCGTCGCCGAGCGTCAGCAGGAGGCTCGCCAGCTCACGTACAACCGGCTGGTCGAGATCCCACAGGGCGAGCCTGACCCGGCCGTCTGGGGCCGCAACTTCCCGCAGCAGTACGAGGACTGGCTCCGCACGCTCCAGACCAGCACGTTTGACGATTACAGCAAGTACGGCCGGTACGGCGGCTCTGAGGCGTTCAGCCGCCTGGACAAGTACCCGGACTACCGGAAGATCTTCGCCGGCAACGCGTTCGCCGTCGAGTACAACGAGGATCGCGGCCACGCCAACGCCCTCAACGATATGCTCGCGATCAAGCGCCTGGGCGATCAGAAGCCTGGGGCCTGCATGACCTGCAAGAGCCCGCAGGTGCCGCAGTTCATGCAGCAGTTCGGCACGGACCAGTTCTACTCGACGCCGGTCAAGGACCTGGTCGAGAAGCATGGGTTCAAGCACTCGGTCTCGTGCGCGGACTGCCACGACGCCACCACGATGCAGTTGAAGCTGACGCGGCCGGCGTTTGTGGAGGCGATGTCCTCGCGGGGGATCGACGTCTCGAAGGCCTCACGCCAGGAGATGCGGTCCTACGTCTGCGCCCAGTGCCATGTCGAATACTACTTCTCTGGGCCGAACAAGGCGGTGGCCTTCCCCTGGAAGAACGGGCTGAACATCGAGGCCATCGAGAAGTACTACGACGACATCAACTTCTCGGACTGGAGCCACGCCGAGTCGAAGGCTCCGCTGGTCAAGGCGCAGCACCCGGAGTTCGAGCTCTACTCGACGAGCGTCCACGCACGCTCGGGCGTGGCCTGCGCGGACTGCCACATGCCGTACACCCGCGTCGGCGCGGCCAAGGTGTCGAGCCACTGGGTCAACACGCCGCTGGCGCACGTCAACACCTCCTGCACGACGTGTCACGGGCAGCAGTCTGAAGAGACGATGAAGCAGCGGGTCTACGCGATTCAGGATCGGACGTTCTCGTCTCTGGGCCACGCGGAGAAGGCGATTGTCGCGGCGATCGACGCCATCAAGGCAGCGGCCGACGCAGGCGTGCCGGACGAGAAGCTGACCGAGGCGCGCTCGCTGCACCGCAAGGCGCACCTGCGCTGGGACTTCATCAGCGCCGAGAACAGCATGGGCTTCCACAGCCCGCAGGAGGCCGTCCGCATCCTGGGCGATGCGACGGACTACGCCCGTCAGGCTGAGCTGTCCGCCTACAAGGCGATGATCGAGCAAACACAGCGCGCCAGCACCCGCTGA
- the nrfH gene encoding cytochrome c nitrite reductase small subunit, whose product MLRMRFGTVFPLAVVALVGIGVGLSAVTFVYARGYSYLFDDPQACINCHVMREYYQTWQVSAHRQVSCNGCHTPHDLAGKYLVKGENGFVHAWVFTFSNPQNIQIRERSRAVVESNCVDCHREMIGNTFLDPGHESKNPFRFFMVEKAEERCTVCHASVGHVLR is encoded by the coding sequence ATGCTTCGGATGCGGTTCGGCACGGTGTTTCCGCTCGCCGTTGTCGCGCTGGTCGGCATCGGCGTGGGGCTCAGCGCGGTCACGTTCGTGTACGCGCGCGGCTACTCGTACCTCTTCGACGATCCACAGGCCTGCATCAACTGCCACGTCATGCGCGAGTACTACCAGACGTGGCAGGTCTCGGCGCACCGGCAGGTGTCGTGCAACGGCTGCCACACGCCCCACGACCTGGCCGGCAAGTACCTGGTGAAAGGCGAGAACGGCTTCGTGCACGCCTGGGTCTTCACGTTCAGCAACCCGCAGAACATCCAGATCCGCGAGCGCAGCCGGGCGGTGGTGGAGTCCAACTGTGTGGACTGCCACCGCGAGATGATCGGCAACACGTTCCTGGACCCTGGCCACGAGAGCAAGAACCCGTTCCGGTTCTTCATGGTGGAGAAGGCCGAGGAGCGCTGTACGGTCTGCCACGCCAGCGTGGGCCACGTGCTGCGCTGA
- a CDS encoding carboxymuconolactone decarboxylase family protein, which yields MKAIGNAAPGPGRNRFPNLPPEQADDVQRKLVEFCFGDTWGREGSHIDLKTRRLLTIAALVSQGKERQLKGHIGGALNQGITPEEITEAIVHLIAYVGFPSGLTALEIANEVFAARK from the coding sequence ATGAAGGCGATTGGTAACGCGGCGCCCGGGCCGGGCCGCAATCGGTTCCCGAACCTGCCGCCGGAGCAGGCTGACGACGTCCAGCGGAAGCTCGTCGAGTTCTGCTTCGGGGACACCTGGGGCCGCGAAGGCTCGCACATCGACCTGAAGACGCGGCGCCTGCTGACCATCGCGGCGCTGGTGTCGCAGGGGAAGGAGCGTCAGCTCAAGGGGCACATCGGCGGGGCGCTGAACCAGGGCATCACCCCGGAGGAGATCACCGAGGCCATTGTGCACCTGATCGCCTACGTCGGGTTTCCGTCCGGGCTGACGGCGCTGGAGATCGCCAACGAGGTCTTTGCGGCCCGAAAGTAG
- a CDS encoding mandelate racemase/muconate lactonizing enzyme family protein → MKITDVKTYLVAAYRPGGWAARNWCIVEVHTDEGITGIGEASGWPRVIQQAVEDFKGVIVGEDPGRIERIWQKMFIAQMGHGVTGVVGGGAMTGIEIALWDILGKAVNKPICDLIGGRIRDTVRVYAHAGNVDRAQELRDRGFDALKCSRLESPVQLIRDVRRALGDEVDLMTDVHGPPWYSVPDAIRVGQELEEYDVLFYEDPVPPENVDALAKVSAGISVPLAAGERYSNLWGFREIIEREIVDVVQPDMGRAGGFMQMKKIAAMAEAHYIGVAPHDGSNGPIAEAAAVHLMASIPNCLILEHLEDDVPWRYDLATPLKITNGQIEVPTGPGLGIEFNPEVALAHPAERNLAPPSDAVVERTYVQARPRRSRLFRTTD, encoded by the coding sequence ATGAAGATCACCGACGTCAAGACCTACCTGGTCGCGGCGTACCGCCCTGGCGGATGGGCCGCGCGCAACTGGTGCATTGTTGAGGTCCACACTGACGAGGGCATCACCGGCATTGGCGAGGCCAGCGGCTGGCCGCGGGTTATCCAGCAGGCCGTTGAGGACTTCAAGGGCGTGATCGTCGGCGAGGATCCGGGCCGCATCGAGCGCATCTGGCAGAAGATGTTCATCGCGCAGATGGGGCACGGCGTCACCGGGGTGGTCGGCGGCGGCGCGATGACCGGCATCGAGATCGCCCTCTGGGACATTCTGGGCAAGGCGGTCAACAAGCCGATCTGCGACCTGATCGGCGGGCGCATCCGCGACACCGTCCGCGTCTATGCCCACGCCGGCAACGTGGACCGCGCCCAGGAGCTACGGGATCGGGGGTTCGACGCGCTGAAGTGCTCGCGCCTCGAATCGCCCGTGCAGTTGATCCGGGACGTTCGGCGGGCGCTCGGCGACGAGGTCGACCTGATGACGGATGTGCACGGGCCGCCCTGGTACAGCGTGCCGGACGCCATCCGCGTCGGCCAGGAGCTTGAGGAGTACGACGTCCTCTTCTACGAGGATCCGGTCCCGCCGGAGAACGTAGACGCGCTGGCGAAGGTCTCGGCCGGCATCAGCGTGCCGCTGGCGGCCGGCGAGCGCTATTCGAACCTCTGGGGCTTCCGCGAGATCATCGAGCGGGAGATCGTGGACGTGGTGCAGCCGGACATGGGCCGGGCCGGCGGCTTCATGCAGATGAAGAAGATCGCGGCGATGGCCGAGGCGCACTATATCGGCGTGGCCCCGCACGACGGCTCGAACGGGCCGATTGCCGAGGCGGCGGCGGTGCACCTGATGGCGTCGATCCCGAACTGTCTGATCCTGGAGCATCTTGAGGACGACGTCCCCTGGCGCTACGACCTGGCGACGCCGCTCAAGATCACCAACGGCCAGATCGAGGTGCCGACCGGGCCGGGCCTCGGCATCGAGTTCAATCCGGAGGTGGCGCTGGCCCACCCCGCCGAGCGCAACCTCGCGCCGCCATCGGATGCCGTGGTGGAGCGGACCTACGTCCAGGCCCGCCCACGCCGCTCCCGCCTGTTTCGCACGACGGACTAG